The Halobellus sp. MBLA0158 genome has a window encoding:
- a CDS encoding adenosylcobinamide amidohydrolase yields the protein MFEATVREEVCRLRRPGTRWLSTGHDGGESRADAAYLVSVPEGWDDVDVAGYVARRRRAAGFAGAPDAPLDAAPALLTGVSMRHAHRARLGPAEAVVTAGLSNPAALPVPDESDGDDARGGTLDADGDDRDDRDDERHIGTVNVVIGTTRSLAPGALANLVAVAAEAKAATLLPGTGVPGTTSDAVLAACDPAGERAAFSGSATAVGSAARACVRDALLAALESRYDSEDPPKSVVAAEYGTVTDRRAAVESINVDSEGG from the coding sequence ATCTTCGAGGCGACGGTCCGCGAGGAGGTCTGTCGCCTGCGACGACCCGGCACGCGGTGGCTCTCGACCGGCCACGACGGCGGGGAGTCGCGGGCGGACGCCGCGTATCTCGTCTCGGTCCCCGAGGGCTGGGACGACGTCGACGTCGCGGGCTACGTCGCGCGGCGGCGGCGAGCGGCGGGCTTTGCGGGGGCGCCGGACGCGCCCCTCGACGCCGCGCCCGCGCTCCTCACCGGCGTCTCGATGCGCCACGCGCACCGGGCGCGGCTGGGACCGGCGGAGGCGGTCGTCACGGCCGGGCTGAGCAACCCCGCCGCGCTGCCGGTGCCCGACGAGAGTGACGGCGACGACGCCCGAGGGGGAACGCTCGACGCCGACGGCGACGACCGCGACGACCGCGACGACGAACGCCACATCGGCACCGTCAACGTCGTGATCGGGACGACCCGCTCGCTCGCGCCCGGCGCGCTCGCGAACCTCGTCGCGGTCGCGGCCGAGGCGAAGGCGGCGACGCTGCTCCCGGGCACGGGCGTTCCGGGGACGACCTCGGACGCCGTGCTCGCCGCCTGCGACCCCGCCGGCGAGCGGGCGGCCTTCTCCGGGAGCGCGACCGCGGTCGGGTCGGCGGCGCGGGCCTGCGTCCGGGACGCGCTGCTCGCGGCGCTGGAGTCGCGATACGATAGCGAGGATCCCCCAAAGTCGGTCGTGGCCGCCGAGTACGGCACCGTGACCGACCGGCGCGCGGCCGTCGAGAGTATCAACGTCGATAGTGAGGGCGGTTGA
- a CDS encoding threonine-phosphate decarboxylase: MDPDAVADIDRVPHGGSDDADLLDFSANTNPSRPEGVSDVYEAALADATRYADDRPDYRAAAADYVDCDAEQIVPTAGGLAALRLAFGVTVGPGDRVAVPEPSFGEYAREIRLQGGEPVGVAHDELLETDPRDVEAAVVCAPNNPTGELPDPDALRSFLADCRAAGTPLVVDEAFLDFTDAASLAGRDGAIVARSLTKMFGLPGIRAGFAVATGELGSRLRAARPAWGLSTPAAEVGAHCLRQTAFVERTRERVASERARLRAALSTEYDVYPSDAPFLLLDVGDESVDRILERAREGGVAVRDARTFARLDSHIRVAVRRPHENDRLLDALLDER, encoded by the coding sequence ATGGACCCCGACGCCGTCGCCGACATCGACCGCGTGCCCCACGGCGGGAGCGACGACGCGGACCTCCTCGACTTCAGCGCGAATACGAATCCGAGCCGGCCCGAAGGCGTCAGCGACGTCTACGAGGCCGCGCTCGCGGACGCGACGCGGTACGCCGACGACCGCCCCGACTACCGCGCGGCCGCGGCCGACTACGTCGACTGCGACGCCGAACAGATCGTCCCGACGGCCGGCGGCCTCGCCGCGCTCCGGCTGGCGTTCGGCGTCACCGTCGGTCCGGGCGACCGCGTCGCCGTGCCCGAACCGAGCTTCGGCGAGTACGCCCGCGAGATCAGGCTCCAGGGCGGCGAGCCGGTCGGGGTCGCCCACGACGAACTGCTCGAAACGGATCCCCGGGACGTCGAGGCGGCCGTGGTCTGTGCACCGAACAATCCGACCGGCGAACTCCCCGATCCCGACGCGCTCCGGTCGTTTCTGGCCGACTGCCGCGCGGCGGGGACGCCCCTCGTCGTCGACGAGGCGTTCCTCGACTTCACCGACGCGGCGAGCCTCGCGGGCCGGGACGGAGCGATCGTCGCCCGCTCGCTCACCAAGATGTTCGGCCTGCCGGGGATCCGCGCTGGCTTCGCCGTCGCGACCGGCGAACTGGGGAGTCGGCTCCGCGCCGCGCGCCCGGCGTGGGGGCTCTCGACCCCGGCGGCCGAAGTCGGCGCGCACTGCCTCCGACAGACCGCGTTCGTCGAGCGCACGCGCGAGCGGGTCGCGAGCGAGCGGGCGCGGCTCCGAGCGGCGCTGTCGACCGAGTACGACGTCTATCCCTCGGACGCGCCGTTCCTGCTTCTCGACGTCGGCGACGAGTCCGTGGACCGGATACTCGAACGGGCGCGCGAGGGCGGCGTCGCGGTCCGGGACGCGCGGACGTTCGCCCGGCTGGACTCCCACATTCGGGTGGCGGTCCGCCGACCGCACGAGAACGACCGGCTGCTCGACGCGCTGCTCGATGAGCGATGA
- a CDS encoding nicotinate-nucleotide--dimethylbenzimidazole phosphoribosyltransferase, with protein sequence MSGSDAPRVILVAGTTETGRIDGISAAGASREALLHTPGADAELLTFGDVVRAPAVPVSPTGCPTPAVVTRAVRELLGFDVTVVDGGLARPTGAPTVSVGAKPGRDIREADPVHTAPGAFTAGREFGRALPDERVVVGETIPGGTTTAMAVLRALGEDGIETSSSLPENPLDLKREVVEEAFASSEIEPGQAAHTPELAVRFVGDPVLAVASGLVAGALESGTEVVLGGGTQLLAVAALVRHAGVPRPATLATTSYLAGDVPGLESAAAALDLDLTVSDPGFDVPAAGPLSAFADGVGKEGAAMGGALALADEAGRLDAVTDATLDVLDRVTDRERKRERGD encoded by the coding sequence ATGAGCGGGAGCGACGCTCCCCGCGTGATCCTCGTCGCGGGGACGACAGAGACGGGACGGATCGACGGCATCAGCGCCGCCGGCGCCTCGCGGGAGGCGCTCTTGCACACCCCCGGCGCGGACGCCGAACTCCTGACCTTCGGCGACGTCGTCCGGGCGCCGGCCGTCCCGGTGAGTCCGACGGGCTGTCCGACGCCCGCGGTCGTGACCCGGGCTGTCCGCGAGCTCCTCGGCTTCGACGTCACGGTCGTCGACGGCGGCCTCGCGCGCCCGACCGGCGCCCCGACGGTCTCGGTCGGCGCAAAGCCCGGCCGCGACATCCGCGAGGCCGACCCCGTCCATACCGCGCCCGGCGCCTTCACCGCGGGCCGGGAGTTCGGCCGCGCGCTCCCCGACGAGCGCGTCGTCGTCGGCGAGACCATCCCCGGCGGGACGACCACGGCGATGGCCGTCCTGCGCGCGCTCGGCGAGGACGGCATCGAGACCTCGTCGTCGCTGCCGGAGAACCCGCTCGACCTGAAACGGGAGGTCGTCGAGGAAGCCTTCGCCTCCTCGGAGATCGAACCCGGTCAGGCCGCCCACACGCCCGAGCTCGCGGTCCGCTTCGTCGGCGATCCGGTGCTCGCGGTCGCGTCCGGGCTCGTCGCGGGCGCGCTCGAATCCGGGACCGAGGTCGTGCTCGGCGGCGGGACCCAGCTGCTCGCGGTCGCCGCCCTGGTCCGCCACGCGGGCGTCCCGCGGCCCGCGACGCTCGCGACGACGTCGTACCTCGCGGGCGACGTCCCCGGGCTCGAATCGGCCGCCGCGGCACTCGATCTCGACCTGACCGTCTCGGACCCCGGCTTCGACGTCCCCGCGGCGGGGCCGCTGTCGGCCTTCGCCGACGGCGTCGGCAAGGAGGGCGCCGCGATGGGCGGCGCGCTCGCGCTGGCCGACGAGGCCGGACGGCTCGACGCGGTGACTGACGCGACCCTCGACGTGCTCGACCGGGTGACAGACCGGGAGCGGAAGCGCGAGCGGGGCGACTGA
- a CDS encoding NTP transferase domain-containing protein yields the protein MCGGRGTRLRDGSDRDASGVETEKPLVEVCGRSMLERVAEALRESGLDGTVHAVVSPQAPETAARAADLSLSTVETPGEGYVADLGTALDAVGRPALTVPADLPLLSAEHVDDALARAGTGDGGAANADSEPTSLTVCVPAALKRQLGASADTTFEHEGREVTPTGLNVVAGDGDTVALTYDARLAVNVNRPRDRALAEALCG from the coding sequence ATGTGCGGCGGCCGCGGCACCCGCCTTCGCGACGGAAGCGATCGGGACGCCAGCGGCGTCGAGACCGAAAAGCCCCTCGTCGAGGTCTGCGGCCGATCGATGCTCGAACGCGTCGCCGAGGCGCTCCGGGAGAGCGGCCTCGACGGGACCGTCCACGCCGTCGTCTCGCCGCAGGCGCCCGAGACCGCGGCCCGCGCCGCGGACCTGTCGCTTTCGACCGTCGAGACGCCGGGCGAGGGGTACGTGGCCGACCTCGGGACGGCACTGGACGCCGTCGGACGGCCGGCGCTCACCGTCCCCGCGGACCTGCCGCTGCTCTCGGCCGAGCACGTCGACGACGCGCTCGCGAGAGCGGGAACGGGAGACGGCGGGGCGGCGAACGCGGACTCCGAGCCCACCTCGCTCACGGTCTGTGTCCCGGCGGCACTGAAGCGCCAACTGGGCGCGTCGGCGGACACGACGTTCGAGCACGAGGGGAGAGAGGTCACCCCGACGGGACTGAACGTCGTCGCCGGCGACGGCGACACCGTGGCGTTGACGTACGACGCGCGCCTGGCGGTCAACGTGAACCGACCCCGAGACCGAGCCCTCGCGGAGGCGCTGTGCGGATGA
- the cobS gene encoding adenosylcobinamide-GDP ribazoletransferase, which yields MVLSALRGAVGFLTRLPVGGDEASWEAFRRTPAAIPLAGYLVGALAALPLFLPIPVPSAAALYLVTLVLLTGVTHADGLADLGDAAAVHGGADRARRREVLKDSQTGVGGALAVSLAVVALGLGALGLAGTRPRVAFALALAVEVGAKAGMALLVCAREPSHEGLGSALTEHATPTALLPVALVLAPAIVVASGLGAGHASAAAAVLAPIGTAWLVGAWAAGALGGISGDVLGAANELGRVAGVHAGVIAWTLL from the coding sequence GTGGTGCTGAGCGCGCTCCGCGGGGCGGTCGGCTTCCTGACGCGCCTCCCCGTCGGCGGCGACGAGGCGTCCTGGGAGGCCTTCCGGCGGACGCCCGCGGCGATCCCGCTCGCCGGGTACCTCGTCGGCGCGCTCGCGGCGCTCCCGCTTTTCCTTCCGATTCCGGTGCCGAGCGCCGCGGCGCTGTACCTCGTGACGCTCGTGCTCCTCACGGGCGTGACCCACGCCGACGGCCTCGCGGACCTGGGCGACGCGGCCGCGGTCCACGGCGGGGCCGATCGCGCGCGCCGGCGCGAGGTGCTGAAGGACTCGCAGACGGGGGTCGGCGGCGCGCTCGCCGTCTCGCTCGCGGTGGTCGCGCTCGGCCTCGGCGCGCTCGGCCTCGCGGGGACGCGCCCGCGAGTCGCGTTCGCGCTGGCGCTCGCAGTCGAGGTCGGTGCGAAGGCCGGGATGGCGCTCCTCGTCTGTGCCCGCGAGCCCTCGCACGAGGGGCTCGGCTCGGCCCTCACCGAGCACGCGACGCCGACGGCCTTACTTCCGGTCGCGCTCGTCCTCGCGCCGGCCATCGTCGTCGCGTCCGGGCTGGGCGCCGGCCACGCGAGCGCCGCCGCGGCGGTCCTCGCGCCCATCGGGACCGCGTGGCTCGTCGGCGCCTGGGCGGCCGGCGCGCTCGGCGGGATCAGCGGCGACGTCCTCGGCGCGGCGAACGAGCTCGGTCGGGTCGCGGGCGTCCACGCGGGGGTGATCGCGTGGACGCTCTTGTGA
- the cbiB gene encoding adenosylcobinamide-phosphate synthase CbiB, whose amino-acid sequence MPVTATVAVALAAGLDAAVGEPPARIHPVALLGRVVGLVDRGAEPSADAALSPRLVGALAALALPLGFAGVAVGVVAAGAAVDPWLGAALAGGVLFSTTSLRLLLASAREVIDASDADLGEARTALRALAGRDAAALDAAHVRSAAVESLAENLADGLVAPLAAFAVVAAGASALAGAGPVAGADLRALALPLAAGAAAWVKAVNTLDSMLGYRSKPVGWAPARLDDLVMWLPARTSALLIAVAAGAPSLPFRAPVRRLARRPASPNSGWPMATMAAALSVRLEKPGAYDLDPGPGTEDAALSDASDSTETGYCVEVSARLPDISTATRAVRVTRRAGLLAAALAGVVAWC is encoded by the coding sequence GTGCCGGTGACGGCGACGGTCGCGGTCGCGCTGGCCGCGGGGCTCGACGCCGCGGTCGGCGAGCCGCCGGCCCGGATCCACCCGGTCGCGCTCCTCGGCCGCGTCGTCGGACTGGTCGATCGCGGGGCCGAGCCGTCGGCAGATGCCGCGCTCTCCCCGCGACTCGTCGGCGCGCTGGCCGCGCTGGCGCTCCCGCTCGGATTCGCGGGCGTCGCCGTCGGCGTCGTCGCGGCCGGCGCCGCGGTCGATCCGTGGCTCGGCGCCGCGCTGGCCGGCGGCGTGCTCTTCTCGACGACGAGCCTCCGCCTGTTGCTCGCGAGCGCCCGCGAGGTGATCGACGCGAGCGACGCCGACCTCGGCGAGGCGCGGACGGCCCTCCGGGCGCTGGCCGGCCGCGACGCCGCCGCGCTGGACGCGGCGCACGTCCGCTCGGCGGCCGTCGAGAGCCTAGCCGAGAACCTCGCCGACGGGCTGGTCGCGCCGCTCGCCGCGTTCGCGGTCGTCGCGGCCGGCGCGAGCGCGCTCGCTGGTGCTGGCCCCGTCGCGGGCGCGGACCTCCGTGCGCTCGCACTCCCGCTCGCCGCGGGCGCGGCCGCGTGGGTCAAGGCCGTCAACACGCTGGATTCGATGCTGGGATACCGCTCGAAGCCGGTCGGCTGGGCTCCCGCGCGCCTGGACGACCTCGTGATGTGGCTCCCCGCCCGCACGTCGGCGCTGCTGATCGCCGTCGCGGCCGGGGCGCCGTCGCTCCCGTTTCGCGCCCCGGTCCGGCGCCTCGCCCGCCGGCCCGCCTCGCCGAACTCGGGCTGGCCGATGGCGACGATGGCGGCCGCGCTCTCGGTGCGGCTCGAAAAGCCCGGGGCGTACGACCTCGACCCGGGGCCGGGAACGGAGGACGCCGCGCTGTCAGACGCGTCAGACAGTACGGAAACGGGATACTGCGTCGAGGTGTCGGCTCGGCTTCCCGACATCTCGACGGCGACGCGCGCCGTGCGAGTGACGCGACGGGCCGGCCTCCTCGCCGCGGCGCTCGCGGGGGTGGTCGCGTGGTGCTGA
- a CDS encoding HAD family hydrolase has product MAVTFDLFGTLVAVDRPDGPAAAVATELRDRGVSVPEGWRDRYAEPHVDAPDGAEVPLPAHVAAALRACDVDAPANAVRRAVVAAFDPAVTTRPAAVDAVRAASERGPVGLLSNCSVPELVSRTLIRSDFDRAAFDAVVTSVGCGWRKPHAGAFETVAERLQVDAAEVIHIGDDPATDGGIEALGGAFVDVGDIDLETLATRLKAGDALASLASVDGAGTDDPRGARSCR; this is encoded by the coding sequence GTGGCAGTCACGTTCGATCTCTTCGGCACCCTCGTCGCGGTCGACCGCCCCGACGGCCCCGCCGCGGCGGTGGCGACCGAACTCCGCGACCGCGGGGTGTCCGTCCCGGAGGGCTGGCGCGATCGCTACGCCGAGCCGCACGTCGACGCTCCCGACGGGGCCGAAGTCCCGCTTCCCGCACACGTCGCCGCCGCCCTCCGCGCCTGCGACGTCGACGCCCCCGCCAACGCCGTCAGACGGGCCGTCGTCGCCGCGTTCGACCCGGCCGTGACCACGCGTCCGGCCGCCGTCGACGCGGTGCGAGCGGCGAGCGAGCGCGGTCCCGTCGGCCTGCTCTCGAACTGCTCGGTGCCGGAACTCGTCTCGCGGACGCTGATTCGCTCGGATTTCGACCGAGCGGCGTTCGACGCCGTGGTGACGAGCGTCGGCTGCGGGTGGCGCAAGCCGCACGCGGGAGCGTTCGAGACGGTCGCCGAGCGCCTCCAGGTCGACGCCGCGGAGGTGATCCACATCGGCGACGACCCCGCGACCGACGGCGGCATCGAAGCCCTCGGCGGGGCGTTCGTCGACGTGGGCGACATCGACCTGGAGACGCTGGCGACGCGGCTGAAAGCGGGGGATGCCCTCGCGTCGCTCGCGTCAGTCGACGGCGCCGGGACCGACGACCCACGGGGGGCGCGCTCGTGCCGGTGA
- a CDS encoding double zinc ribbon domain-containing protein, which yields MSKITFRADDDLVERLEALETSKSEAMREALRTYLDGADRDESPAASDSVDDVIRERVDELVTERLDDLVGRTRPRPARDLNVNVTVDGVQTPETDENDVVEVDESDASERKTRADPGVDAGAARDKTCDKCGENVDADHVYCPNCGEKASHRVFCECGDELRSDWAFCPSCGRRTSAADVLERT from the coding sequence ATGAGTAAGATCACGTTCCGCGCCGATGACGACCTCGTCGAGCGGCTGGAGGCCCTGGAGACCTCCAAGAGCGAGGCGATGCGCGAGGCCCTGCGCACGTACCTCGACGGCGCGGACCGTGACGAGAGCCCGGCCGCGTCCGACAGCGTCGACGACGTGATCCGCGAGCGCGTCGACGAACTCGTGACAGAGCGCCTCGACGATCTGGTCGGACGCACCCGGCCGCGGCCCGCGCGTGACCTCAACGTCAACGTGACCGTCGACGGCGTGCAAACGCCTGAAACGGACGAAAACGACGTCGTCGAGGTCGATGAGTCCGACGCGTCCGAACGTAAGACACGCGCCGATCCCGGCGTTGACGCGGGCGCGGCGCGCGACAAGACGTGCGACAAATGCGGCGAAAACGTCGACGCAGACCACGTTTACTGCCCGAACTGCGGCGAGAAGGCGTCCCACCGCGTGTTCTGCGAGTGCGGCGACGAGCTCCGGTCGGACTGGGCGTTCTGCCCCAGCTGCGGCCGCCGAACCTCCGCCGCCGACGTCCTCGAACGCACGTAA
- a CDS encoding ribbon-helix-helix domain-containing protein, translated as MERVTLRIPKQQIEEVEQMVETGEFPNRSEAIRSAVREMLNEQQPENRESPTKHWAKV; from the coding sequence ATGGAGCGTGTGACACTACGAATTCCGAAGCAGCAGATCGAGGAGGTCGAACAGATGGTCGAAACCGGCGAGTTCCCGAACCGGTCGGAGGCCATCCGTTCAGCCGTCCGCGAGATGCTCAACGAACAGCAGCCGGAGAACCGCGAGTCGCCGACGAAACACTGGGCCAAGGTGTAA
- the ftsZ gene encoding cell division protein FtsZ, with protein MQDIVREAMERDEEERDAAAAADDEEEFGSPRIVIVGCGGAGNNTVNRLYNIGVEGADTVAINTDKQHLKMIEADTKILVGKSLTQGLGAGGDPSMGERATEMAQGTIKEVLGEADLVFVTAGMGGGTGTGAAPVVSKIAKEQGAIVVGMVSTPFNVERARTVKAEEGLEKLRNEADSIIVLDNNRLLDYVPNLPIGKAFSVMDQIIAETVKGISETITQPSLINLDYADMSTIMDQGGVAVMLVGQTQDKNKTQEVVNDAMNHPLLDVDYRGASGGLVHITGGPDLTLKEAEGIANNITERLEARANVIWGARIRDEYKGKVRVMAIMTGVQSAQVLGPSTQKQANKSRESIESSEFDASENADFAQGGTSSGSTATGGSWQSDGGKDKREQQHGVDVIR; from the coding sequence ATGCAGGATATTGTCAGAGAGGCGATGGAGCGGGACGAAGAAGAGCGCGACGCGGCCGCGGCGGCCGACGACGAAGAGGAGTTCGGGAGTCCCCGAATCGTCATCGTCGGCTGCGGCGGCGCCGGCAACAACACGGTCAACCGCCTCTACAACATCGGCGTCGAGGGCGCTGACACGGTGGCGATCAACACCGACAAGCAGCACCTCAAGATGATCGAGGCCGACACGAAGATCCTCGTCGGCAAGTCTCTCACGCAGGGGCTCGGCGCCGGCGGCGACCCCTCGATGGGCGAGCGGGCGACCGAGATGGCCCAGGGGACCATCAAGGAGGTCCTCGGCGAGGCCGATCTCGTCTTCGTCACCGCGGGGATGGGCGGCGGCACCGGCACCGGTGCGGCCCCCGTCGTCTCGAAGATCGCCAAAGAGCAGGGCGCGATCGTCGTCGGGATGGTCTCGACGCCGTTCAACGTCGAGCGCGCGCGGACGGTGAAGGCCGAAGAGGGGCTCGAAAAGCTCCGCAACGAGGCCGACTCGATCATCGTCCTCGACAACAACCGCCTGCTCGATTACGTCCCGAACCTCCCGATCGGGAAGGCCTTCTCGGTGATGGACCAGATCATCGCCGAGACCGTCAAGGGCATCTCCGAGACCATCACCCAGCCCTCGCTCATCAATCTGGACTACGCGGACATGTCCACGATTATGGACCAGGGCGGCGTCGCGGTGATGCTCGTCGGCCAGACCCAGGACAAGAACAAGACCCAGGAGGTCGTCAACGACGCGATGAACCACCCGCTGTTGGACGTCGACTACCGCGGCGCCTCCGGCGGCCTGGTCCACATCACCGGCGGCCCCGACCTGACTCTGAAGGAGGCCGAGGGAATCGCGAACAACATCACAGAGCGCCTCGAAGCGCGCGCGAACGTGATCTGGGGCGCCCGCATCCGCGACGAGTACAAGGGGAAAGTCCGCGTGATGGCGATCATGACGGGCGTCCAGTCCGCCCAGGTGCTCGGCCCCTCGACGCAGAAACAGGCCAACAAGTCCAGAGAGAGCATCGAGTCTTCGGAGTTCGACGCCAGCGAAAACGCCGACTTCGCACAGGGGGGAACCTCTTCGGGGTCGACCGCGACCGGCGGGTCCTGGCAGTCCGACGGCGGCAAGGACAAGCGCGAACAGCAGCACGGCGTCGACGTCATCCGCTGA
- the ncsA gene encoding tRNA 2-thiolation protein NcsA, with product MECDKCGRDAVMHAGYSGAHLCEEHFCASVEKRVRRRIRRDSLVPRDASPDDPERWVVGLSGGKDSVVLTHILDETFGRDPRIEILALTIHEGIEGYRDESVDACVELASDLEIRHELVSYEEEFGVRMDDVVEDDPEGMAACAYCGVFRRDLLETYADEFDADIMLTGHNLDDEAQTALMNILEGDVEQMAKHFDASLGPFDERHESEHFVPRAKPLRDVPEKEVALYAHLKDLPAHITECPHASEAFRGEIQELLLSLEDDHPGTRHSIISGYEELASMAAEKYRGESAAAMRECERCGSQTTRDVCRKCRLLESLEPV from the coding sequence ATGGAGTGCGACAAGTGCGGACGCGACGCCGTGATGCACGCGGGCTACTCCGGGGCGCACCTCTGCGAGGAGCACTTCTGCGCCTCCGTGGAAAAGCGCGTCCGACGCCGGATCCGCCGGGACAGTCTCGTCCCGAGAGACGCCTCGCCCGACGACCCCGAGCGCTGGGTCGTCGGCCTCTCGGGCGGCAAGGACAGCGTCGTGCTCACCCACATCCTCGACGAGACGTTCGGCCGCGACCCCCGCATCGAGATCCTCGCGCTGACGATCCACGAGGGGATCGAGGGCTACCGCGACGAGAGCGTCGACGCCTGCGTCGAGCTCGCTTCTGACCTGGAGATCCGCCACGAGCTCGTCTCCTACGAGGAGGAGTTCGGCGTCCGGATGGACGACGTCGTCGAGGACGACCCCGAGGGGATGGCCGCCTGCGCGTACTGCGGCGTCTTCCGGCGCGATCTCCTCGAAACATATGCCGACGAGTTCGACGCCGACATCATGCTCACGGGCCACAACCTCGACGACGAGGCCCAGACCGCGCTGATGAACATCCTGGAGGGCGACGTCGAGCAGATGGCCAAGCACTTCGACGCGAGCCTCGGCCCCTTCGACGAGCGCCACGAGTCCGAGCACTTCGTCCCCCGGGCGAAACCGCTTCGGGACGTGCCGGAAAAGGAGGTCGCGCTCTACGCGCACCTGAAGGACCTTCCAGCACATATCACCGAGTGCCCCCACGCCTCCGAGGCGTTCCGCGGTGAGATCCAGGAGCTGTTGCTCTCCTTGGAGGACGATCACCCGGGGACCAGACACTCGATCATTTCGGGCTACGAGGAGTTGGCGTCGATGGCTGCGGAGAAGTACCGCGGCGAGTCGGCGGCGGCGATGCGCGAGTGCGAGCGCTGCGGCTCGCAGACGACGCGGGACGTCTGTCGGAAGTGTCGGCTGTTGGAGTCGCTGGAACCCGTCTGA